From a region of the Pongo abelii isolate AG06213 chromosome 9, NHGRI_mPonAbe1-v2.0_pri, whole genome shotgun sequence genome:
- the LOC112135518 gene encoding calcitonin-like — protein sequence MAGRRRAPAPGARISNSIEQTKAPRSSPACWLSVLVLCQEGSLQAAPLRSALESSPDPATLSEVEVRLLLAALVQDYVQMKASELEQEQEQETAPVSSISDGWFSPFLPFLKWRVDLR from the exons ATGGCTGGGAGGCGGCGAGCCCCCGCCCCCGGGGCGCGCATTTCGAACTCCATAG AGCAAACAAAGGCTCCCAGAAGTTCTCCCGCTTGCTGGCTCTCAGTTTTGGTCCTGTGCCAGGAAGGCAGCCTCCAGGCAGCGCCACTCAG GTCTGCCCTGGAGAGCAGTCCAGACCCGGCCACACTCAGTGAGGTGGAAGTGCGCCTCCTGCTGGCTGCACTGGTGCAGGACTATGTGCAGATGAAGGCCAGTGAgctggagcaggagcaggagcaggagacaGCTCCAG TCAGTTCGATTTCTGATGGCTGGTTCTCcccattccttccctttctaAAGTGGAGAGTAGATCTCAGGTAG